In a single window of the Streptomyces sp. 846.5 genome:
- a CDS encoding sigma-70 family RNA polymerase sigma factor yields the protein MADPAAQLTGTDLVDAARSGDPDARGALFREYLPLVYNVVGRGLHGHPDVDDVVQETMLRAMRALPRLREPERFRSWLLAIAIRQMHDHGRRSKAMTARRLPLADVAEVPDPAGDFADLAVDRHALSRAGDDLLEASRWLSEDQRETLALWWQETAGQLTRSEVADALQLSLPHTAVRIQRMKARLELATDVLAAWRARPRCPELASLAADGSGPAAAGGRLLTRLSRHVAGCPQCEAAVVRRSIDDLPIRLRALPVPAVLVAGIPALVGRHGLAAGPLSALLHALRNGLHRIVSKPIAAVGAAGTVAAVIGLTVYQTPLLHSHSAPSTRGAAPTATAPQLPGPTPAATTTTAAPTPTAPSPAYAGVATADYYVAPGGDDANPGTLARPFATVTRAVSLARPGQTVALRGGSYHPAATITLASSGTADRRITVSNYRDEHPVLDGSRLPAGTLVAQSGGYLTVQGIEIADAPDHAYVCQSCHDDVFARLGVHGNGQIGLLLHGAGTHDNLVLDSDFFDNHESGSSGGYVDGLVFRDGSGTGNRIQGTRIYDNSGDGLDLSGFSDAVAVDHTWSFGNGVNRWGMTAFSGGGSGFKLGGNTGTPVASTASNSAAWDNAGFGFTETGSAGTARLTDDTAFRNGAAGFAFVSSAATLQHDLALANHPDSWLGSRAQHTGNSWDQSGWTTAVLNLTGAPATTAPRGLDGRLPSTPFLSNTRNPTLGADLTR from the coding sequence ATGGCCGACCCGGCGGCCCAGCTGACCGGAACCGACCTGGTCGACGCCGCCCGTTCCGGGGACCCGGACGCCCGGGGCGCCCTGTTCCGGGAGTATCTGCCGCTGGTCTACAACGTCGTCGGACGGGGTCTGCACGGGCACCCGGACGTGGACGACGTCGTGCAGGAGACCATGCTGCGCGCGATGCGGGCGCTGCCCCGGCTCCGCGAACCGGAGCGGTTCCGCTCCTGGCTGCTGGCCATCGCGATCCGGCAGATGCACGACCACGGACGGCGCAGCAAGGCCATGACGGCCCGCCGTCTGCCGCTGGCGGACGTTGCCGAAGTCCCGGATCCGGCAGGTGACTTCGCCGATCTGGCCGTCGACCGGCACGCCCTGTCCCGGGCCGGCGACGATCTGCTGGAGGCCAGTCGATGGCTCAGCGAGGACCAGCGCGAGACCCTGGCGCTCTGGTGGCAGGAGACCGCCGGGCAGTTGACCCGCAGTGAGGTCGCCGACGCCCTGCAACTGAGCCTTCCGCACACCGCGGTGCGCATCCAGCGGATGAAGGCCAGGCTCGAACTCGCCACCGACGTGCTGGCCGCCTGGCGGGCCCGGCCCCGCTGCCCCGAACTCGCGTCGCTTGCGGCCGACGGAAGCGGCCCTGCCGCGGCCGGCGGACGGCTGCTGACCAGGCTCAGCCGCCATGTGGCCGGATGCCCGCAGTGCGAGGCGGCAGTCGTCCGCAGGTCGATCGACGACCTGCCGATCCGGCTCCGCGCCCTGCCGGTCCCCGCCGTGCTGGTAGCCGGAATCCCGGCCCTGGTCGGTCGGCACGGCCTGGCCGCCGGACCGCTGTCCGCACTGCTGCACGCCCTCCGGAACGGTCTGCACCGGATCGTGTCGAAGCCGATCGCGGCCGTCGGTGCCGCCGGGACGGTTGCCGCCGTCATCGGCCTCACGGTCTACCAGACACCACTGCTCCACTCGCACAGCGCTCCGTCGACGCGCGGCGCGGCCCCGACCGCGACCGCCCCCCAGCTGCCGGGCCCGACCCCTGCGGCCACGACCACCACGGCCGCGCCCACCCCGACGGCCCCTTCCCCTGCATACGCCGGGGTCGCGACGGCGGACTACTACGTCGCCCCCGGCGGAGACGACGCCAATCCGGGCACCCTCGCCCGGCCCTTCGCCACCGTGACCCGGGCCGTCTCCCTGGCCCGGCCGGGCCAGACGGTCGCCCTCCGCGGCGGCAGCTACCACCCGGCGGCAACGATCACCCTCGCGTCCTCCGGCACTGCCGACCGCCGGATCACGGTGAGCAACTACCGTGACGAGCACCCCGTGCTCGACGGCTCCCGGCTCCCGGCAGGAACGCTCGTGGCGCAGAGCGGCGGATATCTCACCGTGCAGGGCATCGAGATCGCCGACGCCCCCGACCACGCCTACGTCTGCCAGTCCTGCCACGACGATGTCTTCGCCCGGCTCGGCGTCCACGGCAACGGCCAGATCGGACTGCTGCTCCACGGGGCCGGGACCCACGACAACCTGGTGCTCGACAGCGACTTCTTCGACAACCACGAATCCGGGTCGTCCGGCGGCTACGTCGACGGCCTGGTGTTCAGGGACGGCTCCGGCACCGGGAACCGGATCCAGGGCACCCGGATCTACGACAACTCGGGGGACGGTCTCGACCTGAGCGGATTCAGCGACGCGGTGGCCGTCGACCACACCTGGTCGTTCGGCAACGGCGTCAACCGCTGGGGGATGACGGCCTTCTCGGGCGGCGGCAGCGGATTCAAGCTCGGCGGCAACACCGGCACCCCGGTCGCCAGCACCGCCTCGAACAGCGCGGCCTGGGACAACGCCGGCTTCGGGTTCACCGAGACCGGCAGCGCGGGGACCGCCCGGCTGACCGACGACACCGCCTTCCGCAACGGGGCGGCCGGCTTCGCCTTCGTCTCCTCCGCCGCAACCCTGCAGCACGACCTCGCCCTGGCGAACCACCCCGACTCCTGGCTGGGCAGCCGGGCGCAGCACACCGGCAACTCCTGGGACCAGTCCGGCTGGACGACGGCAGTGCTGAACCTCACCGGCGCGCCCGCGACCACCGCCCCGCGCGGCCTCGACGGGCGGTTGCCCTCCACTCCGTTCCTCAGCAACACCCGGAACCCCACCCTCGGGGCCGACCTGACACGCTGA
- a CDS encoding pectinesterase family protein → MAGLGVAAASTVAGSGAQATVAVAGTYNLAVARSGLCLDLVGASSAPGALIQQWGCSPGQSDQQWILVDQGSGRFAIRSAASGLCLDVPGGSTASGVRLQQWGCATGQANQLWTLKSTRDGTFQIVNANSGLCVSDAQASTAPGAAVTQETCSTNSNKRWSLTPVGTTAPSASASATAAPGTTITVAADGSGDVRTVQAAIDRVPVNNTKPVTIAIRKGTYRGVVSIPSSKPYVTLKGLGATSADVVIVDNISAGTLKADGTTYGTFGSATAFIDGHDFSASNLTISNDYDYAASPSQALALSLSADRAVFSNVRLLGHQDTLLVNDSARAYFVQSYVEGTVDFIFGGGTAVFDRSEIHELGGGFVTAASTPTTRAYGFLFYRSSITGAGTAGTGSLGRPWRQGAQVLYRESTLGAFLNTGQPWSDMSGATWKSARFEEYRNTGAGATTNSNRPQLSDAQAANYTPAAYLAGSDGWNPTTSTASGTVCKPSSYGAKADGLTKDTAAIQKAINACAGNGTVELTSGSYLSGALTLAGGLTFTIDSGATLLASKDAADYPLSGGKLTPLLGASGVKDLTISGAGTIDGQGAPWWALINKEKAAGQTLSSRPGLVSISDASQVKLTGITLKNAPNVHITFKKVTTAAVDRITVSSPSNSPNTDGIDVWSSSGVAVTDSTFDDGDDNIAIDSSSQDGPSHDISLSGCTVLHGHGLSIGSYTAGGVYNIDIHDDTLNGTTAGVRIKTARGRGGEVHAITYKNLTMTNVTTPIQVVGYYPTVPADGDAAQAVTSTTPDYHDITIADINATGATTAGQIVGLPEQPITGLTLTSVTIAAKTGLTVRNATVTTTSTRIEPASGPASLLQSRATLN, encoded by the coding sequence GTGGCGGGACTCGGCGTCGCGGCGGCTTCCACCGTCGCGGGATCCGGCGCGCAGGCGACCGTAGCGGTCGCCGGCACCTACAACCTCGCGGTCGCCAGAAGCGGGTTGTGCCTGGATCTGGTCGGTGCCAGTTCGGCTCCCGGCGCGCTGATCCAGCAGTGGGGTTGCAGCCCAGGGCAGAGCGACCAGCAGTGGATCCTGGTCGACCAGGGATCGGGCCGGTTCGCCATCAGGTCCGCCGCCAGCGGGTTGTGCCTGGACGTCCCGGGCGGCTCCACCGCGAGCGGAGTCCGGCTGCAGCAGTGGGGCTGCGCGACCGGGCAGGCCAACCAGCTGTGGACGCTGAAATCGACGCGGGACGGCACCTTCCAGATCGTCAACGCCAACAGCGGTCTGTGCGTCAGCGACGCGCAGGCGAGCACCGCGCCCGGCGCCGCCGTGACCCAGGAGACCTGCTCCACCAACAGCAACAAGCGCTGGTCACTGACCCCGGTCGGCACCACCGCCCCGAGCGCCTCGGCCTCCGCAACCGCCGCCCCGGGTACGACGATCACGGTCGCCGCGGACGGCTCCGGCGACGTCCGCACGGTACAGGCGGCGATCGACAGGGTCCCGGTGAACAACACCAAGCCGGTCACCATCGCCATCAGGAAGGGCACCTACCGGGGCGTCGTCTCCATCCCGAGCAGCAAGCCCTATGTGACGCTCAAGGGTCTCGGAGCGACCTCCGCCGACGTCGTGATCGTCGACAACATCTCGGCCGGCACCCTGAAGGCGGACGGGACGACGTACGGGACCTTCGGCAGCGCGACCGCGTTCATCGACGGCCACGACTTCTCGGCCTCGAATCTGACGATCTCCAACGACTACGACTACGCGGCCAGCCCGAGCCAGGCGCTGGCGCTGAGCCTGTCCGCCGACCGCGCGGTCTTCAGCAATGTGCGGCTCCTCGGCCACCAGGACACCCTGCTGGTCAACGACTCGGCCCGGGCCTACTTCGTGCAGTCCTACGTGGAGGGCACCGTCGACTTCATCTTCGGCGGCGGGACCGCGGTCTTCGACCGCAGCGAGATCCACGAGCTCGGCGGCGGATTCGTCACCGCGGCCAGCACGCCGACGACCAGGGCCTACGGTTTCCTCTTCTACCGGTCGAGCATCACCGGCGCCGGAACCGCCGGCACCGGCAGCCTGGGCCGCCCGTGGCGCCAGGGCGCGCAGGTGCTCTACCGCGAGTCCACCCTGGGCGCGTTCCTGAACACCGGTCAGCCCTGGAGCGACATGTCCGGCGCCACCTGGAAGAGCGCCCGGTTCGAGGAGTACAGGAACACCGGGGCCGGGGCGACGACCAACTCCAATCGGCCGCAGCTGAGCGACGCCCAGGCGGCGAACTACACCCCGGCCGCGTACCTGGCCGGCTCGGACGGGTGGAACCCGACCACGAGCACCGCCTCCGGCACGGTCTGCAAGCCCAGCAGCTACGGGGCGAAGGCCGACGGACTGACGAAGGACACCGCGGCCATCCAGAAGGCGATCAACGCCTGCGCCGGTAACGGCACCGTCGAACTGACCAGCGGCAGCTACCTTTCCGGCGCGCTGACCCTGGCCGGCGGCCTCACCTTCACCATCGACTCCGGAGCGACCCTGCTCGCCTCGAAGGACGCGGCGGACTACCCGCTCTCCGGAGGGAAGTTGACGCCGCTGCTTGGGGCGTCCGGGGTGAAGGACCTCACCATCAGCGGCGCGGGCACCATCGACGGCCAGGGCGCCCCCTGGTGGGCCCTGATCAACAAGGAGAAGGCGGCCGGCCAGACCCTGTCGTCCCGACCCGGCCTGGTGTCGATCAGCGACGCCTCGCAGGTGAAGCTCACCGGGATCACGCTGAAGAACGCCCCGAACGTGCACATCACCTTCAAGAAGGTGACCACGGCCGCCGTCGACCGGATCACGGTCTCCTCGCCCTCGAACTCGCCCAACACCGACGGCATCGACGTGTGGTCGTCCTCGGGCGTCGCGGTCACCGACAGCACCTTCGACGACGGCGACGACAACATCGCCATCGACTCCTCGTCGCAGGACGGTCCGTCCCACGACATCTCACTGAGCGGCTGCACCGTCCTGCACGGCCACGGCCTGTCCATCGGCAGCTACACGGCCGGCGGCGTCTACAACATCGACATCCATGACGACACCCTCAACGGCACCACCGCCGGGGTACGGATCAAAACCGCGCGGGGTCGGGGCGGCGAGGTCCACGCCATCACCTACAAGAACCTGACGATGACGAACGTGACCACCCCGATCCAGGTCGTCGGCTACTACCCGACGGTTCCGGCCGACGGCGACGCCGCCCAGGCGGTCACCAGCACCACGCCCGACTACCACGACATCACCATCGCCGACATCAACGCGACCGGCGCCACCACGGCCGGGCAGATCGTGGGCCTGCCGGAACAGCCGATCACCGGGTTGACCCTGACCTCGGTGACGATCGCCGCGAAGACCGGGCTGACCGTGCGCAACGCCACGGTGACCACGACCTCCACCAGGATCGAGCCGGCCTCGGGCCCGGCCTCCCTGCTGCAGAGCAGGGCCACCCTCAACTAG
- a CDS encoding ATP-dependent DNA ligase, translating to MPLQQVAAASQATAAEPARNAKVALLADLLRGLDPADRHAVVVLLSGESRRMRVGVGPAALRDLPPAAEQPQLGVAETEQALHTIAELQGPGSQAERHRLLDSLLSRATAEEQVFLRAVLIGDLRQGALDAVMGDAVAKAAGVPVADVRRALMFRGSAAAVADAAMTGGRAALQAFGLEVGRPVRPMLAASAPDVAAALDRVRPAALEWKLDGIRVQVHRDGDRIGVFTRSLDDITARVPEVVEAVRALPVRSVVLDGEALALGPDGRPQPFQVTAARTASRKDTEALRAKVPLSVFFFDLLHLDGADLLDAPAQRRVDALAATVPPELRVPRLVTADDGDARAFLRDSLAHGHEGVVVKDPDAPYAAGRRGAGWIKVKPRHTLDLVVLAAEWGSGRRQGWLSNLHLGARADGAEGLPEGTGEWVMLGKTFKGLTDEILAFQTRELLLREVRRDDWVVHVRPELVVEIAIDGLQRSPRYPAGLTLRFARVLRYRDDKGPADADTIATVRELAAEGL from the coding sequence ATGCCGCTTCAACAGGTAGCCGCGGCCTCGCAGGCCACCGCTGCGGAGCCGGCCCGCAACGCGAAGGTCGCCCTGCTCGCCGACCTGCTCCGCGGGCTCGATCCGGCGGACCGGCACGCCGTCGTCGTCCTGCTGTCCGGCGAGTCGCGCCGGATGCGGGTCGGTGTGGGACCGGCGGCGCTGCGCGACCTGCCCCCCGCCGCCGAGCAGCCGCAGCTGGGCGTCGCCGAGACCGAGCAGGCCCTGCACACCATCGCCGAACTGCAGGGACCCGGCTCCCAGGCCGAACGCCACCGGTTGCTGGACTCCCTGCTCTCCCGGGCCACCGCCGAGGAACAGGTGTTCCTGCGCGCGGTGCTCATCGGCGACCTGCGGCAGGGCGCGCTGGACGCCGTGATGGGCGACGCCGTCGCCAAGGCCGCCGGGGTTCCCGTGGCGGACGTCCGCCGGGCGCTGATGTTCCGCGGATCGGCAGCGGCCGTCGCCGACGCGGCGATGACCGGCGGCAGGGCCGCACTGCAGGCGTTCGGCCTTGAGGTCGGGCGACCGGTACGGCCGATGCTGGCCGCCTCCGCGCCGGACGTCGCCGCCGCCCTGGACCGCGTCAGACCCGCCGCACTGGAGTGGAAACTCGACGGCATCCGGGTTCAGGTCCACCGCGACGGGGACCGGATCGGTGTCTTCACCCGCAGCCTGGACGACATCACCGCCCGCGTCCCCGAGGTGGTGGAGGCGGTGCGGGCGCTGCCGGTGCGTTCGGTCGTCCTCGACGGCGAGGCCCTGGCCCTGGGCCCGGACGGACGCCCCCAGCCCTTCCAGGTCACCGCCGCGCGCACGGCCTCCCGCAAGGACACCGAGGCGCTGCGCGCCAAGGTCCCGCTGAGCGTCTTCTTCTTCGACCTGCTCCACCTCGACGGCGCCGACCTGCTGGACGCGCCCGCGCAGCGCCGCGTCGACGCGCTGGCGGCGACGGTGCCTCCGGAGCTGCGGGTGCCCCGGCTGGTCACCGCCGACGACGGCGACGCCCGTGCGTTCCTCCGCGACTCCCTCGCCCACGGCCACGAGGGAGTCGTCGTCAAGGACCCCGACGCCCCCTACGCGGCCGGCCGCCGCGGCGCGGGATGGATCAAGGTCAAGCCCCGGCACACCCTGGACCTGGTGGTCCTGGCCGCCGAATGGGGCAGCGGACGCCGCCAGGGCTGGTTGAGCAACCTGCACCTGGGGGCGCGGGCGGACGGCGCGGAAGGGCTGCCGGAGGGCACGGGCGAATGGGTCATGCTCGGCAAGACCTTCAAGGGGCTCACCGACGAGATCCTCGCCTTCCAGACCCGCGAACTGCTGCTGCGGGAGGTCCGCCGGGACGACTGGGTGGTCCACGTCCGCCCCGAGCTCGTGGTCGAGATCGCCATCGACGGCCTGCAGCGCAGCCCCCGCTACCCTGCAGGACTGACCCTGCGCTTCGCCCGGGTCCTGCGCTACCGCGACGACAAGGGCCCGGCCGACGCCGACACCATCGCCACCGTCAGAGAGCTCGCGGCCGAAGGGCTGTGA
- a CDS encoding dihydrofolate reductase family protein: protein MRTLISTAFISLDGVVDSPGGEPGYRNSGWTFKEVEFVPEAFEIKGREQQESTAILMGRVSYQAFAPVWPDMAEFAQYRTMPKYVVSTTLTDDQLVSNWGETTILRSLDDVAALKETEGGPIIVHGSATLNQALSDAGLIDRYHLLVYPLLLGAGKRLFSATDKDAQKLKLVEHEAYSNGLQKQVFDVVR, encoded by the coding sequence ATGCGCACTCTCATCAGCACCGCCTTCATCTCCCTCGACGGCGTCGTGGACTCGCCGGGAGGCGAACCCGGCTACCGCAACTCCGGCTGGACCTTCAAGGAGGTCGAGTTCGTCCCCGAGGCCTTTGAGATCAAGGGACGCGAGCAGCAGGAGTCCACCGCGATCCTGATGGGCCGGGTCAGCTACCAGGCCTTCGCCCCGGTCTGGCCCGACATGGCGGAGTTCGCCCAGTACCGGACCATGCCGAAGTACGTCGTCTCCACCACCCTCACCGACGACCAGCTCGTCTCCAACTGGGGCGAGACCACCATCCTGCGCTCGCTCGACGACGTCGCCGCCCTCAAGGAGACCGAGGGCGGCCCGATCATCGTCCACGGCAGTGCCACCCTCAACCAGGCCCTCTCCGACGCGGGCCTGATCGACCGCTACCACCTGCTGGTCTATCCGCTGCTCCTCGGCGCCGGCAAGCGCCTGTTCAGCGCCACGGACAAGGACGCCCAGAAGCTGAAGCTGGTCGAGCACGAGGCGTACTCCAACGGGCTGCAGAAGCAGGTCTTCGACGTCGTCCGCTGA
- a CDS encoding aldo/keto reductase, with protein MAAGGFAVPDTLLRRADYSRDGVLRSLEASLRRLGLDRIDVVYVHDPDDHLDAAISQAIPAVAELREQGVVGAIGAGMNAVAPLLRIVAETDLDVVMVAGRWTLADRTAAPFNSGLLAHPWPPDDARFDYGPAPAALLRRARALALACDRNGATLPHAAIRFPLRHPAVACVVAGVRSAEQARSATAWAATDLPPAAWRALGQ; from the coding sequence CTGGCGGCCGGGGGCTTCGCGGTCCCCGACACCCTGCTGCGCCGCGCCGACTACTCCCGCGACGGGGTCCTGCGCAGCCTGGAGGCAAGCCTGCGGCGACTCGGCCTGGACCGGATCGACGTCGTCTACGTCCACGACCCGGACGACCATCTCGACGCCGCGATCAGCCAGGCGATCCCGGCTGTCGCCGAGCTGCGCGAGCAGGGGGTCGTCGGCGCGATCGGCGCGGGCATGAACGCCGTCGCCCCGCTGCTGCGGATCGTCGCCGAGACGGACCTGGACGTGGTGATGGTGGCGGGCCGATGGACCCTGGCCGACCGTACCGCCGCGCCCTTCAACTCCGGTCTGCTGGCCCACCCCTGGCCCCCGGACGACGCCCGCTTCGACTACGGTCCGGCGCCGGCGGCGCTGCTCCGGCGGGCCCGTGCGCTCGCCCTGGCCTGCGACCGGAACGGTGCCACGCTTCCGCACGCCGCGATCCGCTTCCCGCTGCGCCACCCGGCCGTCGCCTGCGTCGTGGCCGGCGTCCGCTCGGCCGAGCAGGCGCGCTCGGCCACCGCCTGGGCCGCGACGGACCTGCCGCCGGCCGCCTGGCGGGCGCTCGGACAGTAG